From a single Tachypleus tridentatus isolate NWPU-2018 chromosome 6, ASM421037v1, whole genome shotgun sequence genomic region:
- the FRG1 gene encoding FSHD region gene 1, which produces MSEYSEVRGGKLLLKGEKKREKKKKDKHRKRQRDGTEKPAVDEDEITHGGWWTTSSFSDISGSIAIEMAPYCYVKAVDNGLFILGEPHLRGEGPSPEEVLTAVRLSDTKIALKSGYGKYLKVGTTGVVTGRSDAIGGMEQWEPVFQDGKVALLGCNDCFLSWNDERNIVASSKTAQEREILKLRSVSQRVKSEKDDIPEEEKGNATECEINYVKKFQSFQDRKLRINKEDKSVLKKAKLQGNLHEVLLDRRAKMKSDKFCK; this is translated from the coding sequence ATGTCCGAATATTCAGAAGTTCGAGGTGGAAAGCTGTTATTAAAAGGTGAAAAGAAAagggaaaagaaaaagaaagacaaacacaGAAAAAGACAAAGAGATGGAACAGAAAAGCCAGCAGTTGATGAGGATGAAATTACACATGGAGGATGGTGGACCACAAGCAGTTTCAGTGATATTAGCGGATCAATTGCTATTGAGATGGCACCTTACTGTTATGTAAAAGCTGTTGATAATGGACTTTTTATATTGGGAGAACCTCATTTACGTGGAGAAGGCCCTTCACCAGAAGAAGTTTTGACAGCAGTTAGATTATCGGATACAAAGATAGCCTTAAAGTCTGGTTATGGAAAGTACTTGAAAGTAGGAACCACTGGTGTTGTGACTGGACGTTCAGATGCCATTGGTGGGATGGAACAGTGGGAACCTGTTTTTCAAGATGGGAAAGTAGCTTTACTTGGCTGTAACGACTGCTTTCTGTCTTGGAATGATGAGAGAAATATTGTCGCCTCTAGTAAAACAGCTCAGGAAAGGGAAATCTTGAAGTTGAGGTCAGTTTCACAAAGAGTTAAATCAGAAAAGGATGATATtccagaagaagaaaaaggaaatGCCACTGAATGTGAAATCAATTATGTGAAAAAGTTTCAGAGTTTTCAGGATAGAAAACTGCGAATAAATAAAGAAGATAAATCTGTCCTCAAAAAAGCTAAGCTTCAGGGAAATCTACATGAAGTTCTGCTTGATAGAAGAGCAAAAATGAAGTCTGATAAGTTTTGCAAATGA